The proteins below are encoded in one region of Bdellovibrio bacteriovorus:
- a CDS encoding heavy-metal-associated domain-containing protein, which produces MKKALIFTTLLLSQAALADTVTYNVEGMHCGSCAKAIQAQVCKMDGLEKCEVSVGKVVISSKTGVNISQDQIQAAISKAGEYKITGSSKAK; this is translated from the coding sequence ATGAAAAAGGCCCTTATCTTTACGACTCTTTTGCTATCCCAAGCCGCTTTGGCTGATACAGTGACTTACAACGTGGAAGGCATGCATTGCGGTTCTTGCGCAAAAGCCATCCAAGCTCAAGTTTGCAAAATGGACGGACTTGAAAAATGTGAAGTTAGCGTCGGAAAAGTTGTGATTTCGTCAAAAACGGGCGTGAACATCTCTCAAGATCAAATTCAGGCTGCGATTTCTAAAGCTGGTGAGTACAAAATCACGGGCTCTTCGAAAGCGAAATAA
- a CDS encoding response regulator codes for MATLDTLGKKGRLLIIDDESELREVLMALLEESAGEITQAANGLEGIDLLKTHQFDAVLSDEKMPKKSGLEVLKWMRENNLKIPFIIHTGYGQKEMVVEAQRLGVYAFIDKPWDERKLIRTVEEALRSGMEQQK; via the coding sequence ATGGCTACTCTTGATACTCTTGGAAAAAAAGGTCGTCTTCTCATCATCGATGATGAGTCGGAATTACGCGAAGTTCTGATGGCTCTGCTTGAGGAATCCGCTGGTGAAATCACTCAAGCCGCAAATGGCCTTGAGGGCATTGATCTATTAAAAACCCATCAATTCGATGCCGTCCTTTCTGACGAAAAGATGCCTAAGAAATCAGGCCTGGAAGTCCTTAAATGGATGCGTGAGAACAATCTTAAGATTCCGTTCATCATTCACACCGGCTATGGCCAAAAAGAGATGGTTGTCGAGGCGCAACGCCTGGGCGTGTATGCCTTTATCGATAAGCCTTGGGATGAGCGCAAGCTGATCCGAACCGTCGAAGAGGCTCTTCGCTCCGGCATGGAGCAACAGAAGTAG
- the orn gene encoding oligoribonuclease has product MNKLFWLDMEMTGLDVEKEVIIEVAAIVTDLNFKELDTFETVVKQPQKYLDNMDAWNTEHHKKSGLTAKVPFGMEPDQVEAKLVDMVKKHFPDPKDRPILAGNSIMQDRLFIDKYMKDLAPRLHYRMVDVSSWKVIINNKFNYVYQKANKHRALDDIRESIQELRAYCDKMTFNK; this is encoded by the coding sequence ATGAATAAACTTTTTTGGCTCGATATGGAGATGACAGGTCTCGATGTCGAAAAAGAAGTGATCATCGAAGTTGCAGCCATCGTGACAGACCTTAATTTCAAAGAGCTGGACACATTTGAAACTGTCGTTAAACAACCGCAAAAATATTTGGACAATATGGACGCTTGGAATACCGAGCACCATAAGAAGTCTGGCCTGACAGCAAAAGTTCCATTCGGTATGGAGCCAGATCAAGTCGAAGCCAAACTTGTGGATATGGTGAAAAAGCATTTCCCCGATCCCAAAGATCGCCCGATCTTAGCGGGAAACTCGATCATGCAAGATCGTCTTTTCATCGACAAGTACATGAAGGACCTTGCTCCTCGCCTGCACTATCGCATGGTGGATGTGTCGTCCTGGAAAGTGATCATCAATAACAAGTTCAATTACGTTTACCAAAAGGCGAACAAACACCGCGCCCTTGACGATATCCGTGAAAGCATTCAAGAGCTGCGCGCTTATTGCGATAAAATGACTTTCAATAAATAG